A window of Streptomyces puniciscabiei contains these coding sequences:
- the hypD gene encoding hydrogenase formation protein HypD — MKYIDEFNDPELAGRLLDEIRATVTRPWALMEVCGGQTHSIIRHGIDQLLPEEVELIHGPGCPVCVTPLDVIDKALEIAARPEVIFCSFGDMLRVPGTDRDLFRVKGEGGDVRVVYSPLDALDLARRNPDRQVVFFAIGFETTAPANAMAVHQARRLGIANFSLLVSHVRVPPAIEAIMTAPECRVQGFLAAGHVCSVMGTAEYPELAGRHRVPIVVTGFEPLDILEGIRRAVHQLERGEHRVENAYRRAVREQGNPAALRMLEEVFEVTDRNWRGIGRIPASGWRLSDAYRAFDAEHRFDVTGIRTEEPAVCRAGEVLQGLIKPTECEAFGTACTPRTPLGATMVSNEGACAAYYLYRRMNTPEMNPVG, encoded by the coding sequence GTGAAGTACATCGACGAGTTCAACGACCCGGAGCTGGCGGGCCGGCTGCTGGACGAGATCCGCGCCACGGTCACCCGGCCGTGGGCGCTGATGGAGGTCTGCGGCGGTCAGACCCACTCCATCATCCGCCACGGCATCGACCAACTCCTCCCGGAGGAAGTCGAGTTGATCCACGGCCCGGGCTGCCCGGTGTGCGTCACACCGCTCGACGTCATCGACAAGGCGCTGGAGATCGCCGCCCGGCCCGAGGTGATCTTCTGTTCCTTCGGCGACATGCTGCGCGTGCCCGGCACCGACCGCGACCTGTTCCGGGTCAAGGGCGAGGGAGGCGACGTACGCGTGGTGTACTCACCGCTGGACGCCCTCGACCTCGCCCGCAGGAACCCCGACCGCCAGGTCGTGTTCTTCGCCATCGGCTTCGAGACGACCGCCCCGGCCAACGCCATGGCCGTCCACCAGGCCCGCCGCCTGGGCATCGCCAACTTCAGCCTGCTGGTCTCCCACGTCCGGGTGCCACCCGCGATCGAGGCCATCATGACGGCACCGGAATGCCGGGTGCAGGGGTTCCTCGCCGCCGGACACGTGTGCAGCGTCATGGGCACCGCCGAGTACCCCGAACTGGCCGGCCGGCACCGGGTGCCGATCGTCGTGACCGGCTTCGAGCCGCTGGACATCCTCGAGGGCATCCGCCGCGCCGTCCACCAGCTGGAGCGCGGCGAGCACCGGGTGGAGAACGCCTACCGGCGCGCCGTGCGCGAGCAGGGCAACCCGGCCGCCCTGCGCATGCTGGAGGAGGTCTTCGAGGTCACCGACCGCAACTGGCGCGGCATCGGACGCATCCCCGCCAGCGGCTGGCGGCTGTCCGACGCCTACCGTGCCTTCGACGCCGAACACCGCTTCGACGTCACCGGCATCCGCACCGAGGAGCCCGCCGTGTGCCGCGCCGGGGAGGTGCTGCAGGGGCTGATCAAGCCGACCGAGTGCGAGGCCTTCGGCACGGCCTGCACCCCCCGCACCCCGCTCGGCGCCACCATGGTCTCCAACGAGGGCGCCTGCGCGGCCTACTACCTGTACCGCCGGATGAACACCCCGGAGATGAACCCCGTTGGCTGA
- the hypA gene encoding hydrogenase maturation nickel metallochaperone HypA: MHELSIATAIVEQAGELARADGAHAVSAVTVRVGELAGVVPDALHFAFEVAREGTALAAAELVVEQVTAHAYCAPCAEEFAVGMPPFFWCPRCDRPSRELRSGRELEITQVEAVPAPR, translated from the coding sequence GTGCACGAGCTGTCCATCGCGACCGCGATCGTGGAGCAGGCCGGCGAGCTCGCCCGGGCGGACGGCGCGCACGCCGTCTCGGCGGTGACCGTCCGCGTGGGCGAGCTGGCGGGCGTCGTGCCCGACGCACTGCACTTCGCCTTCGAGGTGGCCCGGGAGGGTACGGCGCTGGCCGCGGCCGAGCTGGTCGTCGAGCAGGTAACGGCGCACGCCTACTGTGCGCCGTGTGCCGAGGAGTTCGCGGTGGGCATGCCGCCGTTCTTCTGGTGCCCGCGGTGCGACCGGCCCTCGCGGGAGCTGCGCAGCGGGCGGGAACTGGAGATCACCCAGGTCGAGGCGGTCCCGGCCCCGCGCTGA
- a CDS encoding HypC/HybG/HupF family hydrogenase formation chaperone: MCLAVPGKVVSIDRSADPLTGLIDFGGVRKQACLEYVPDVRVGEYVIVHVGFALQRLDEESARASLELFEQLGLLEEEFGDAWEQAARQENGSEAR, translated from the coding sequence ATGTGTCTGGCAGTGCCCGGAAAGGTCGTGTCCATCGACCGGAGCGCCGACCCCCTGACCGGGCTGATCGACTTCGGCGGAGTGCGCAAACAGGCGTGCCTGGAGTACGTGCCCGACGTCCGGGTGGGGGAGTACGTCATCGTCCACGTCGGCTTCGCCCTGCAGCGCCTGGACGAGGAGTCGGCCCGGGCGTCCCTGGAGCTGTTCGAGCAACTGGGGCTGCTCGAGGAGGAGTTCGGGGACGCCTGGGAGCAGGCGGCGCGGCAGGAGAACGGGAGTGAGGCCCGGTGA
- the hypE gene encoding hydrogenase expression/formation protein HypE, whose product MADLITEAAVDPANWTCPAPLRDQPVVVMGHGGGGALSAELIEQVFAPAYGNPTLAALTDSAVLDLGGARLAFSTDSYVVRPLFFPGGSLGDLAVNGTVNDLAMSGARPAYLSTAFVLEEGVALDVVSRVAQAIGTAAEAAGVTVATGDTKVVESGHGDGVYVTTAGVGLVPDGVDIRPQRARPGDAVLVSGPIGLHGVAIMSVREGLEFGVEIASDTAPLADLVAAMLAVTRDIHVLRDPTRGGLGASLNEIARASGTGVRLRERAIPVPDEVVNACGFLGLDPLYVANEGRLVAFVPPDHAEAVLAAMRAHPQGTGAALIGECVTEHPGMVVVATGLGGTRVVDLPLGEQLPRIC is encoded by the coding sequence TTGGCTGACCTGATCACCGAAGCGGCGGTCGACCCCGCGAACTGGACCTGCCCCGCACCCCTGCGCGACCAGCCGGTCGTCGTCATGGGCCACGGCGGAGGCGGCGCCCTGTCCGCCGAGCTGATCGAGCAGGTCTTCGCCCCCGCCTACGGCAACCCCACCCTGGCCGCCCTCACCGACTCGGCCGTCCTCGACCTGGGCGGCGCCCGGCTGGCCTTCTCCACCGACTCCTATGTCGTACGGCCGCTGTTCTTCCCCGGCGGCAGCCTCGGCGACCTCGCCGTCAACGGCACGGTGAACGACCTGGCGATGAGCGGCGCCCGGCCCGCCTACCTGTCCACCGCCTTCGTGCTGGAGGAGGGCGTGGCACTGGACGTCGTCAGCCGGGTCGCGCAGGCCATCGGAACGGCGGCCGAGGCCGCGGGCGTCACCGTCGCCACCGGCGACACGAAGGTGGTCGAGTCGGGGCACGGCGACGGCGTCTACGTCACCACCGCCGGCGTCGGCCTCGTCCCCGACGGCGTCGACATCCGCCCCCAGCGCGCCCGGCCGGGTGACGCCGTCCTCGTCAGCGGCCCCATCGGGCTGCACGGCGTCGCCATCATGAGCGTCCGCGAGGGCCTGGAGTTCGGTGTGGAGATCGCCTCCGACACCGCGCCCCTGGCGGACCTCGTCGCGGCCATGCTGGCGGTCACGCGGGACATCCACGTCCTGCGCGACCCGACCCGGGGCGGCCTCGGCGCGTCCCTGAACGAGATCGCCCGCGCCTCCGGCACCGGAGTGCGGCTGCGGGAGCGGGCCATCCCGGTCCCGGACGAGGTCGTGAACGCCTGCGGGTTCCTCGGCCTGGACCCGCTGTACGTCGCCAACGAGGGCCGGCTGGTCGCCTTCGTGCCCCCGGACCACGCCGAGGCCGTCCTGGCGGCGATGCGGGCACACCCGCAGGGCACCGGAGCGGCTCTGATCGGCGAGTGCGTGACGGAGCACCCGGGCATGGTGGTCGTCGCCACCGGTCTGGGCGGCACCCGGGTGGTGGACCTGCCGCTGGGGGAGCAGCTGCCCCGCATCTGCTGA